A single window of Aspergillus flavus chromosome 4, complete sequence DNA harbors:
- a CDS encoding transketolase TktA → MGYTDLDQLAINTIRVLAVDATSKANSGHPGAPMGMAPVSHVLFNKFMNFNPQNPDWVNRDRFVLSNGHGCMLQYALLHLFGYQLSLDDLKNFRQLDSITPGHPEAHDTPGVEVTTGPLGQGFSNAVGLAIAQAHTAAIYNKPGYDLINNYTYTFFGDGCAMEGVASEAASLAGHLKLGNLIAIYDDNHISIDGDTKCAFTEDVMKRFESYGWHHVWVKDGDNDLEAIEKAIQECREVKDKPSVIRLTTTIGFGSKLQGTGGVHGNPLKADDAESVKAKFGFDPKQSFVVPQQVYDLYHKTASQGAAKEQEWNQLFEKYASEYKDEHADLTRRLAGKLPEGWEKSLPTYKPTDSAVASRKLSEAVLEKVHSVIPELLSGSADLTGSNNTRWKNAVDFQPPEYNIGDWSGRYLRYGVREHAMAAIMNGLAAYGTVIPAAGTFLNFVSYAAGAVRLSALSRVRVIHVATHDSIGLGEDGPTHQPIETLAHFRALPNCMVWRPADGNETSAAYYSALTSKHTPSILALTRQNLPQLENSSIEAALKGAYVAIEAPNAAVTIISTGSEVSIAIEAATYLKENHNVVARVVSVPCFEVFDAQDKDYKLKVLPDGIPVLSVEAASTMGWERYAHEQFGLNRFGASGPYKQVYEKFEFTPAGISKRALATIDFYKGHPVRSPINRAFQQIL, encoded by the exons ATGGGTTACACTGATTTGGATCAATTGGCTATCAACACGATCCGTGTTCTCGCG GTCGATGCCACCTCCAAGGCCAACTCCGGCCACCCCGGTGCCCCTATGGGCATGGCCCCCGTTTCTCACGTCCTCTTCAACAAGTTCATGAACTTCAACCCCCAGAACCCCGACTGGGTTAACCGTGATCGCTTTGTTCTCTC TAACGGCCACGGTTGCATGCTCCAATATGCtcttctccacctcttcGGCTACCAGCTCTCTCTGGATGACCTGAAGAACTTCAGA CAACTCGACAGCATCACCCCCGGTCACCCCGAGGCTCACGACACCCCCGGTGTTGAGGTCACCACCGGCCCCCTGGGTCAGGGTTTCTCCAACGCTGTTGGTCTGGCTATTGCCCAGGCTCACACTGCCGCTATCTACAACAAGCCCGGCTACGATCTCATCAACAACTACACATACACCTTCTTCGGTGATGGCTGTGCTATGGAGGGTGTTGCCAGCGAGGCTGCCTCTTTGGCTGGTCATCTGAAGCTTGGTAACCTCATTGCCATCTACGATGACAACCATATCTCCATCG ACGGTGACACCAAGTGTGCTTTCACTGAGGATGTCATGAAGCGTTTCGAGTCCTATGGCTGGCACCACGTCTGGGTCAAGGACGGTGACAATGACCTTGAGGCCATTGAGAAGGCCATCCAGGAGTGCCGTGAGGTTAAGGACAAGCCCTCCGTTATCCGTTTGACCACCACCATCGGTTTCGGTTCCAAGCTGCAGGGCACCGGTGGCGTTCACGGTAACCCCCTGAAGGCTGACGATGCCGAGAGTGTTAAGGCCAAGTTCGGCTTCGACCCCAAGCAGAGCTTCGTCGTCCCCCAGCAGGTCTACGACCTCTACCACAAGACTGCTTCTCAGGGTGCTGCTAAGGAGCAGGAGTGGAACCAGCTCTTCGAGAAATACGCCTCTGAGTACAAGGATGAGCACGCTGACCTCACTCGTCGTCTTGCTGGCAAGCTTCCTGAGGGTTGGGAGAAGAGCCTGCCCACCTACAAGCCCACCGACTCCGCTGTCGCCTCCCGTAAGCTGTCCGAGGCCgtcctggagaaggtccACAGTGTCATCCCCGAGCTGCTTTCCGGCTCTGCTGATCTGACTGGCTCCAACAACACCCGCTGGAAGAACGCCGTCGACTTCCAGCCCCCTGAGTACAACATTGGTGACTGGTCCGGCCGCTACCTCCGCTACGGTGTCCGTGAGCACGCCATGGCTGCTATCATGAACGGTCTTGCTGCCTACGGTACCGTCATCCCCGCTGCCGGTACCTTCCTGAACTTCGTCTCCTACGCTGCCGGTGCCGTCCGTCTGTCCGCTCTCTCCCGCGTTCGCGTCATCCACGTCGCTACCCACGACTCCATCGGTCTGGGTGAGGACGGTCCTACTCACCAGCCTATTGAGACCCTGGCTCACTTCCGTGCTCTCCCCAACTGCATGGTCTGGCGTCCCGCTGATGGCAACGAGACCAGTGCTGCCTACTACTCTGCTCTCACCTCTAAGCACACCCCCAGCATTCTGGCCCTTACCCGTCAGAACCTGCCCCAGCTTGAGAACTCCAGCATTGAGGCTGCTCTGAAGGGTGCCTACGTCGCCATTGAGGCCCCCAACGCTGCCGttaccatcatctccaccgGTTCCGAGGTCAGCATCGCCATCGAGGCTGCCACCTACCTCAAGGAGAACCACAACGTTGTTGCCCGTGTCGTCTCCGTTCCTTGCTTCGAGGTCTTCGATGCCCAGGACAAGGACTACAAGCTCAAGGTCCTCCCCGACGGTATCCCCGTCCTCTCCGTCGAGGCTGCCTCCACCATGGGCTGGGAGCGTTACGCTCACGAGCAGTTCGGTCTCAACCGCTTCGGTGCCTCCGGCCCTTACAAGCAGGTCTACGAG AAATTCGAGTTCACCCCTGCCGGTATCAGCAAGCGCGCCCTCGCTACCATCGACTTCTACAAGGGCCACCCCGTGCGCTCCCCCATCAACCGTGCTTTCCAGCAGATTCTGTAG
- a CDS encoding spermidine synthase gives MSEKTHPTIQDGWFSEKSNMWPGQAMSLKVNQILHHEKSKYQDVLVFESSDYGTVLVLDNVIQCTERDEFSYQEMITHLAMNSHPNPEKVLVIGGGDGGVLREVVKHDTVKKAILCDIDEAVIRVSKKYLPGMSIGFQHPNVEEFVGDGFEFLKTHKNEFDVIITDSSDPEGPAESLFQKPYFELLRDALRDGGVITTQAENQWLHLSLITDLKKACKEVFPVAEYAYTTIPTYPSGQIGFMVCCKDANRNVREPVRSWTREEEERLCRYYNQDIHRASFVLPNFARKALN, from the exons ATGTCCGAGAAAACTCACCCCACTATCCAGG ATGGCTGGTTCTCCGAGAAGTCCAACATGTGGCCTGGTCAGGCCATGAGCCTCAAGGTCAACCAGATCCTGCACCACGAGAAGTCTAAGTACCAGGATGTCCTCGTCTTCGAGAGCAGCGACTACGGCACTGTCCTCGTTCTGGACAATGTCATCCAGTGCACTGAGCGGGATGAGTTCTC CTACCAGGAGATGATCACCCACCTCGCCATGAACTCTCACCCCAACCCCGAGAAGGTCCTGGTCATCGGTGGTGGAGACGGCGGTGTTCTCCGTGAGGTCGTCAAGCACGATACCGTCAAGAAGGCCATCCTGTGCGATATCGATGAG GCCGTCATCCGTGTCTCTAAGAAGTACCTCCCCGGCATGAGCATCGGCTTCCAACACCCCAACGTCGAGGAGTTCGTCGGCGATGGCTTTGAGTTCCTCAAAACCCACAAGAACGAGTTCGACGTCATCATCACCGACAGCTCCGACCCTGAGGGTCCTGCTGAGAGTCTCTTCCAGAAGCCCTACTTTGAGCTCCTGCGCGATGCGCTCCGTGACGGAGGTGTCATCACCACACAAG CCGAGAACCAGTGGCTGCACCTTTCTCTCATCACCGACCTCAAGAAGGCCTGCAAGGAAGTCTTCCCCGTCGCCGAATACGCCTACACCACCATCCCCACCTACCCCTCCGGCCAGATTGGCTTCATGGTCTGCTGCAAGGACGCCAACCGCAACGTGCGTGAGCCCGTCCGCAGCTGGACtcgcgaggaggaggagcgtcTCTGCCGCTACTACAACCAGGATATCCACCGGGCTAGCTTCGTTCTTCCCAACTTTGCCCGTAAGGCTTTGAACTAG